The stretch of DNA tTACAGTCGGTACCTCTCTACCTCTCTGAGATGGCACCCTACAAGTTCAGAGGAGCTCTAAACATTGGCTTCCAGTTATCAATCACGGTTGGTATCCTTATTGCCAATGTGTTGAATTACTTCTTTGCTAAGATCAAGGGTGGGTGGGGGTGGCGCTTGAGCTTGGGTGGGGCCATGGTCCCTGCCCTCATAATCACCGTTGGATCACTAGTCCTTCCTGATACCCCCAACTCTATGATTGAGCGTGGCAAACATGACGAGGCCAAAGAGAAACTCATAAGGATTAGGGGTGTTGAGGATGTTGAGGAAGAGTTCAGTGACCTTGTTGCGGCTAGTGAAGCATCACAGCTAGTGGAGCACCCTTGGAGAAACTTGTTGCAAAGGAAATATAGACCCCACCTCTCTATGGCTATCCTAATTCCCTTCTTTCAGCAACTCACTGGAATCAATGTGATCATGTTCTATGCACCTGTTTTGTTTGACACCATTGGGTTCGGAAGCGACGCTGCCCTCATGTCGGCTGTGATTACCGGAATTGTTAACGTCGGTGCTACTATGGTATCCATTTATGGTGTTGATAAATGGGGAAGGAGATTTCTTTTCCTTCAGGGTGGAATTCAAATGCTCATTTGCCAGGTACCTCTTTTATTCATCaagatcttatattttttcgGGCGCATTGgtgataaaatttctttttacctAAGTTTGTTTGGTTTCTACATTTCTGCAGGGTGTTGTTACTGCTGCAATTGCTGCTAAATTTGGAGTGGATGGAAATCCTGGTGAGTTGCCCAAGTGGTATGCCATTGTCGTGGTGCTTTTCATTTGCATCTATGTTGCGGGATTTGCATGGTCTTGGGGTCCCCTTGGCTGGTTGGTGCCTAGCGAAATTTTCCCTCTTGAAATCCGATCTGCTGCTCAGAGTGTCAACGTGTCTGTGAACATGATTTTCACATTTATCATTGCTCAAGCCTTCTTAGCAATGCTTTGCCACATGAAGTTCGGGTTGTTTCTCTTCTTTGCCTTCTTCGTGTTGGTGATGACCATCTTTGTGTACTTCTTCTTGCCTGAAACTAAGGGTATCCCAATTGAAGAGATGGGCAGGGTTTGGAAGACCCACTGGTACTGGTCCAGATTCGTGAGTACTGAGGATGAACACCCTAACGTCCAGATGGGTATGGCGGCAACCGAAGGTATAAAAAACGTGTGATAGGAGGCTTGGATCCATCTGATTCTTCGTCTGTTTTTAGTTCAATCTTTGGGTAGCAGTACATACTATTTGCTTATCAAGTCTTTATTATATGGGTTCTAATATAGTGTCTCGATTTACAAGTGCTCTTCAGTtgctcaaaaagaaaattgaaattcaagTCCTCTTCTGTTAGGTGGACAATGTTTTTAGGCTTACTGCTTGCATAATCGAAACAAGCATAAAGAATACTTAGTTTGTACttagtgagaaaaaaaaaaaaaaaaaaaaaaattattttaacaaaataaaattatagatgaACTTTATACCTTGTCGTACTCGGTTAATGCATTTTGATTGAATCCTTCAACTTGGGCTAGATTGGTACAAAATTTATTGGTCACTTGTTAAATGGTTGACTACGGATGCATTAAGGAACCAATTGTATGATCAATGGTAGTTTGCTTATATTCATTTAAATGTGAGGATTTATTTCCCTAagttgggtatttttttttattagtaccTT from Juglans regia cultivar Chandler chromosome 4, Walnut 2.0, whole genome shotgun sequence encodes:
- the LOC108987279 gene encoding sugar carrier protein C-like, whose protein sequence is MPAVGGIPAGGVPGREYPGKLTPFVTVTCIIAAMGGLIFGYDIGISGGVTSMDPFLKKFFPSVYRKKHENSSTNQYCQYDSETLTMFTSSLYLAALLSSIVASTVTRKFGRKLSMLFGGVLFCAGAILNGFAQAVWMLIVGRMLLGFGIGFANQSVPLYLSEMAPYKFRGALNIGFQLSITVGILIANVLNYFFAKIKGGWGWRLSLGGAMVPALIITVGSLVLPDTPNSMIERGKHDEAKEKLIRIRGVEDVEEEFSDLVAASEASQLVEHPWRNLLQRKYRPHLSMAILIPFFQQLTGINVIMFYAPVLFDTIGFGSDAALMSAVITGIVNVGATMVSIYGVDKWGRRFLFLQGGIQMLICQGVVTAAIAAKFGVDGNPGELPKWYAIVVVLFICIYVAGFAWSWGPLGWLVPSEIFPLEIRSAAQSVNVSVNMIFTFIIAQAFLAMLCHMKFGLFLFFAFFVLVMTIFVYFFLPETKGIPIEEMGRVWKTHWYWSRFVSTEDEHPNVQMGMAATEGIKNV